A genome region from Macaca fascicularis isolate 582-1 chromosome 3, T2T-MFA8v1.1 includes the following:
- the MEPCE gene encoding 7SK snRNA methylphosphate capping enzyme: MIEMAAEKEPFLVPAPPPPLKDESGGGGGPTVPPHQEAASGELCGGTERGPGPCAPSAGSPAAGVGRESPGAAATPPGGPQAQQHRGGGPQAQSHGEARLSDTPGRAAPPDVGEERRGGGGTELGPPAPPRPRNGYQPHRPPGGGGGKRRNSCNVGGGGGGFKHPAFKRRRRVNSDCDSVLPSNFLLGGNIFDPLNLNSLLDEEVSRALNAETPKSSPLPAKGRDPVEILIPKDITDPLSLNTCTDEGHVVLASPLKTGRKRHRHRGQHHQQQQAAGGSESHPVLPTAPLTPSLHGEGASQQPRHRGQNRDAPQPYELNTAINCRDEVVSPLPSALQGPSGSLSAPPAASVTSAPPSSSSRHRKRRRTSSKSEAGARGGGQGSKEKGRGSWGGRHHHHHPLPAAGFKKQQRKFQYGNYCKYYGYRNPSCEDGRLRVLKPEWFRGRDVLDLGCNVGHLTLSIACKWGPSRMVGLDIDSRLIHSARQNIRHYLSEELRLPPQTVEGDPGAEGEEGTTTVRKRSCFPASLTASRGPIAAPQVPLDGADTSVFPNNVVFVTGNYVLDRDDLVEAQTPEYDVVLCLSLTKWVHLNWGDEGLKRMFRRIYRHLRPGGILVLEPQPWSSYGKRKTLTETIYKNYYRIQLKPEQFSSYLTSPDVGFSSYELVATPHNTSKGFQRPVYLFHKARSPSH, from the exons ATGATCGAGATGGCGGCGGAGAAGGAGCCGTTTCTGGTGccggccccgccgccgccgctcaAAGATGAGTCGGGCGGAGGGGGCGGCCCCACTGTGCCACCGCACCAAGAGGCCGCCTCTGGGGAGCTCTGCGGCGGGACGGAGCGTGGTCCGGGTCCTTGCGCGCCGTCTGCGGGGTCCCCGGCCGCTGGGGTCGGTCGAGAGAGCCCCGGGGCCGCGGCCACCCCCCCCGGTGGTCCCCAGGCGCAGCAGCACCGAGGAGGCGGCCCCCAGGCGCAGTCGCACGGGGAGGCCCGCCTGTCGGATACCCCGGGGCGAGCCGCTCCCCCGGACGTGGGGGAGGAGCGCCGGGGAGGGGGCGGGACAGAGCTGGGTCCCCCTGCTCCTCCTCGACCCCGCAATGGCTATCAGCCCCACCGGCCACCTGGGGGGGGCGGGGGCAAGAGGAGAAATAGCTGTAATGtagggggaggtgggggaggcttTAAACATCCGGCCTTCAAGAGGCGCAGGCGGGTGAATTCGGACTGTGACTCTGTGTTACCCTCCAACTTCCTCCTGGGGGGCAATATCTTTGATCCCCTAAACCTGAATAGCCTCCTGGATGAGGAAGTGAGCCGCGCCCTCAACGCAGAGACCCCTAAGTCATCCCCCCTTCCGGCCAAAGGGCGAGATCCAGTGGAGATCCTCATCCCCAAAGATATTACTGACCCGCTCAGTCTCAATACTTGCACTGATGAGGGCCATGTAGTTCTTGCTTCGCCACTCAAGACTGGTCGGAAGCGGCATAGACACCGGGGACagcaccaccagcagcagcaggcaGCCGGAGGGAGTGAGAGCCACCCCGTGCTGCCCACAGCCCCTCTCACCCCCTCACTCCACGGGGAGGGCGCCTCACAGCAGCCGCGGCACAGAGGCCAGAACCGGGATGCCCCCCAACCCTATGAACTCAACACAGCCATCAACTGCAGGGATGAAGTGGTGTCTCCGCTTCCATCTGCTCTACAGGGTCCCTCAGGCTCCCTATCAGCCCCTCCAGCTGCCTCAGTTACCTCTGCACCCCCATCTTCCTCCTCCCGACATCGCAAACGTCGCAGGACTTCCAGCAAGTCGGAGGCAGGGGCTAGGGGTGGAGGCCAGGGTTCCAAGGAAAAGGGCCGAGGGAGTTGGGGAGgccgtcaccaccaccaccacccactgCCTGCAGCAGGCTTCAAAAAGCAACAGCGCAAGTTCCAGTATGGGAATTACTGCAAATACTATGGGTACCGCAATCCTTCCTGTGAGGATGGGCGCCTTCGGGTGTTGAAGCCTGAGTGGTTTCGGGGCCGGGACGTCCTAGATCTGGGCTGCAATGTGGGCCATCTGACCCTGAGCATTGCCTGCAAGTGGGGCCCGTCCCGCATGGTGGGCTTGGATATAGATTCCCGGCTCATCCATTCTGCCCGTCAGAACATCCGACACTACCTTTCCGAGGAGCTGCGTCTCCCACCCCAGACTGTGGAAGGGGACCCGGGGGCAGAGGGTGAGGAAGGGACCACCACCGTTCGAAAGAGGAGCTGCTTCCCAGCCTCGCTGACTGCCAGCCGGGGTCCCATCGCTGCCCCCCAAGTGCCCTTGGATGGAGCGGACACATCAGTCTTCCCCAACAATGTTGTCTTCGTCACG GGTAATTATGTGCTGGATCGAGATGACCTGGTGGAGGCCCAAACACCTGAGTATGATGTGgtgctctgcctcagcctcaccaagtGGGTGCATTTGAACTGGGGAGATGAGGGCCTGAAGCGCATGTTTCGCCGGATCTACCGGCACCTACGCCCTGGAGGCATCCTGGTCCTAGAGCCCCAACCCTGGTCGTCGTATGGCAAGAGAAAGACCCTTACG GAAACAATCTACAAGAACTACTACCGAATCCAACTGAAGCCAGAGCAGTTCAGTTCCTACCTGACATCCCCAGACGTGGGCTTCTCCAGCTATGAGCTTGTGGCCACACCCCACAACACCTCTAAAG gcTTCCAGCGTCCTGTGTACCTGTTCCACAAGGCCCGATCCCCCAGCCACTAA
- the PPP1R35 gene encoding protein phosphatase 1 regulatory subunit 35 isoform X2, with amino-acid sequence MMSCGESELELADGEDATAVSGPPPEPRAPEPRAPLPEPGLDLSLSPRPDSPELRHGSPGRRKGRGEHRGAARQRRQVRFRLTPPSPVRSKPQPAVPQELEMPVLQSSLALGLELRATAGSHFDAAKAVEEQLRKSFQIRCGLEESVSEGLNVPRSKRLFRDLVSLQVPEEQVLNAALREKLALLPPQARAPPPKAPPGPGPDMTILCDPETLFYESPHLTLDGLSPLRLQLRPRPSEDTFLMHRTLRRWEA; translated from the exons ATGATGAGCTGTGGAGAGTCAGAGCTGGAGTTGGCGGACGGGGAAGATGCCACGGCGGTCTCGGGACCACCCCCGGAGCCCCGAGCCCCGGAACCCCGAGCCCCACTGCCCGAGCCCGGCCTGGACTTGAGCCTGAGCCCGCGGCCCGACAGCCCTGAGCTGCGTCACGGCAGCCCCGGGCGGCGGAAGGGGCGGGGGGAGCATCGGGGCGCGGCTCGGCAGCGACGGCAG GTCCGTTTCCGCCTGACGCCGCCCTCCCCGGTGCGGTCCAAGCCGCAGCCTGCGGTGCCGCAGGAGCTGGAGATGCCCGTGCTGCAGAGCAGCCTGGCCTTGGGCCTGGAGCTGCGGGCCACAGCCGGGAGCCACTTTGATGCCGCGAAGGCCGTGGAGGAACAGCTAAGAAAGTCGTTCCAGATCCGCTGCGGCCTGGAGGAGAGCGTGTCCGAGG GGCTGAACGTGCCGCGCTCCAAGCGGCTCTTCCGGGACCTGGTGAGCCTGCAGGTGCCGGAGGAACAGGTTCTGAACGCTGCGCTCAGGGAGAAATTGGCTCTCCTGCCGCCACAGGCTCGAGCCCCGCCCCCAAAG gcgCCACCTGGGCCGGGGCCAGACATGACCATCTTGTGTGACCCAGAAACACTATTTTATGAATCTCCACACCTGACCCTCGACGGTTTGTCCCCTCTCCGGCTTCAACTCCGGCCCCGCCCTTCAGAGGACACCTTCCTCATGCACCGGACACTGAGGCGATGGGAAGCGTAG
- the PPP1R35 gene encoding protein phosphatase 1 regulatory subunit 35 isoform X4, translating to MPVLQSSLALGLELRATAGSHFDAAKAVEEQLRKSFQIRCGLEESVSEGLNVPRSKRLFRDLVSLQVPEEQVLNAALREKLALLPPQARAPPPKQAPPGPGPDMTILCDPETLFYESPHLTLDGLSPLRLQLRPRPSEDTFLMHRTLRRWEA from the exons ATGCCCGTGCTGCAGAGCAGCCTGGCCTTGGGCCTGGAGCTGCGGGCCACAGCCGGGAGCCACTTTGATGCCGCGAAGGCCGTGGAGGAACAGCTAAGAAAGTCGTTCCAGATCCGCTGCGGCCTGGAGGAGAGCGTGTCCGAGG GGCTGAACGTGCCGCGCTCCAAGCGGCTCTTCCGGGACCTGGTGAGCCTGCAGGTGCCGGAGGAACAGGTTCTGAACGCTGCGCTCAGGGAGAAATTGGCTCTCCTGCCGCCACAGGCTCGAGCCCCGCCCCCAAAG caggcgCCACCTGGGCCGGGGCCAGACATGACCATCTTGTGTGACCCAGAAACACTATTTTATGAATCTCCACACCTGACCCTCGACGGTTTGTCCCCTCTCCGGCTTCAACTCCGGCCCCGCCCTTCAGAGGACACCTTCCTCATGCACCGGACACTGAGGCGATGGGAAGCGTAG
- the PPP1R35 gene encoding protein phosphatase 1 regulatory subunit 35 isoform X5 — MPVLQSSLALGLELRATAGSHFDAAKAVEEQLRKSFQIRCGLEESVSEGLNVPRSKRLFRDLVSLQVPEEQVLNAALREKLALLPPQARAPPPKAPPGPGPDMTILCDPETLFYESPHLTLDGLSPLRLQLRPRPSEDTFLMHRTLRRWEA, encoded by the exons ATGCCCGTGCTGCAGAGCAGCCTGGCCTTGGGCCTGGAGCTGCGGGCCACAGCCGGGAGCCACTTTGATGCCGCGAAGGCCGTGGAGGAACAGCTAAGAAAGTCGTTCCAGATCCGCTGCGGCCTGGAGGAGAGCGTGTCCGAGG GGCTGAACGTGCCGCGCTCCAAGCGGCTCTTCCGGGACCTGGTGAGCCTGCAGGTGCCGGAGGAACAGGTTCTGAACGCTGCGCTCAGGGAGAAATTGGCTCTCCTGCCGCCACAGGCTCGAGCCCCGCCCCCAAAG gcgCCACCTGGGCCGGGGCCAGACATGACCATCTTGTGTGACCCAGAAACACTATTTTATGAATCTCCACACCTGACCCTCGACGGTTTGTCCCCTCTCCGGCTTCAACTCCGGCCCCGCCCTTCAGAGGACACCTTCCTCATGCACCGGACACTGAGGCGATGGGAAGCGTAG
- the PPP1R35 gene encoding protein phosphatase 1 regulatory subunit 35 isoform X1: protein MMSCGESELELADGEDATAVSGPPPEPRAPEPRAPLPEPGLDLSLSPRPDSPELRHGSPGRRKGRGEHRGAARQRRQVRFRLTPPSPVRSKPQPAVPQELEMPVLQSSLALGLELRATAGSHFDAAKAVEEQLRKSFQIRCGLEESVSEGLNVPRSKRLFRDLVSLQVPEEQVLNAALREKLALLPPQARAPPPKQAPPGPGPDMTILCDPETLFYESPHLTLDGLSPLRLQLRPRPSEDTFLMHRTLRRWEA, encoded by the exons ATGATGAGCTGTGGAGAGTCAGAGCTGGAGTTGGCGGACGGGGAAGATGCCACGGCGGTCTCGGGACCACCCCCGGAGCCCCGAGCCCCGGAACCCCGAGCCCCACTGCCCGAGCCCGGCCTGGACTTGAGCCTGAGCCCGCGGCCCGACAGCCCTGAGCTGCGTCACGGCAGCCCCGGGCGGCGGAAGGGGCGGGGGGAGCATCGGGGCGCGGCTCGGCAGCGACGGCAG GTCCGTTTCCGCCTGACGCCGCCCTCCCCGGTGCGGTCCAAGCCGCAGCCTGCGGTGCCGCAGGAGCTGGAGATGCCCGTGCTGCAGAGCAGCCTGGCCTTGGGCCTGGAGCTGCGGGCCACAGCCGGGAGCCACTTTGATGCCGCGAAGGCCGTGGAGGAACAGCTAAGAAAGTCGTTCCAGATCCGCTGCGGCCTGGAGGAGAGCGTGTCCGAGG GGCTGAACGTGCCGCGCTCCAAGCGGCTCTTCCGGGACCTGGTGAGCCTGCAGGTGCCGGAGGAACAGGTTCTGAACGCTGCGCTCAGGGAGAAATTGGCTCTCCTGCCGCCACAGGCTCGAGCCCCGCCCCCAAAG caggcgCCACCTGGGCCGGGGCCAGACATGACCATCTTGTGTGACCCAGAAACACTATTTTATGAATCTCCACACCTGACCCTCGACGGTTTGTCCCCTCTCCGGCTTCAACTCCGGCCCCGCCCTTCAGAGGACACCTTCCTCATGCACCGGACACTGAGGCGATGGGAAGCGTAG
- the PPP1R35 gene encoding protein phosphatase 1 regulatory subunit 35 isoform X3 produces MMSCGESELELADGEDATAVSGPPPEPRAPEPRAPLPEPGLDLSLSPRPDSPELRHGSPGRRKGRGEHRGAARQRRQVRFRLTPPSPVRSKPQPAVPQELEMPVLQSSLALGLELRATAGSHFDAAKAVEEQLRKSFQIRCGLEESVSEAGATWAGARHDHLV; encoded by the exons ATGATGAGCTGTGGAGAGTCAGAGCTGGAGTTGGCGGACGGGGAAGATGCCACGGCGGTCTCGGGACCACCCCCGGAGCCCCGAGCCCCGGAACCCCGAGCCCCACTGCCCGAGCCCGGCCTGGACTTGAGCCTGAGCCCGCGGCCCGACAGCCCTGAGCTGCGTCACGGCAGCCCCGGGCGGCGGAAGGGGCGGGGGGAGCATCGGGGCGCGGCTCGGCAGCGACGGCAG GTCCGTTTCCGCCTGACGCCGCCCTCCCCGGTGCGGTCCAAGCCGCAGCCTGCGGTGCCGCAGGAGCTGGAGATGCCCGTGCTGCAGAGCAGCCTGGCCTTGGGCCTGGAGCTGCGGGCCACAGCCGGGAGCCACTTTGATGCCGCGAAGGCCGTGGAGGAACAGCTAAGAAAGTCGTTCCAGATCCGCTGCGGCCTGGAGGAGAGCGTGTCCGAGG caggcgCCACCTGGGCCGGGGCCAGACATGACCATCTTGTGTGA